From a region of the Hymenobacter jejuensis genome:
- a CDS encoding glycosyltransferase 87 family protein has protein sequence MKPRPQRIAGGLAVVLSVLAYAALAYATPRAHFLQVLGLLIVAFGCYAALLACQLPLRTGLLVALAFRLLWLPALPTLSDDYYRFRWDGLLVASGQNPFRYRPDELVPATNSAQSTENQQLSAIYPRLNSPHYYSVYPPVCQMVFGGAAVIFPGSERGAVLLMRLVLLAAEACTAWLLLRLLAHYGFPTQRALWYLLNPLVVIELVGNLHFEALVICFFLLSVWLLVRGRWQWSAAVLGLAAATKLLPLLLLPLLGRRLGWRRFWRYVLLTGATLLGLFAPFFSSDLLEHLARSLGLYFHNFEFNASLYYLLRPIGYWLTGYNQIAYIGPGLAVLTAVGGLLYAWREKNPTLFSLPNACLLILTLYYLLATIVHPWYLTPLVALSVFTRYRYALVWSAMAMLSYATYQTSAYTENLGLVALEYAVVLSVWVYDVRRPQPLTTS, from the coding sequence ATGAAGCCGCGCCCGCAACGCATCGCCGGGGGCTTGGCCGTGGTGCTGAGTGTGTTGGCCTATGCCGCACTGGCCTATGCTACGCCGCGTGCCCACTTTTTGCAAGTACTTGGCTTATTGATAGTTGCATTTGGATGCTACGCCGCCTTGCTGGCTTGCCAACTGCCGTTGCGCACGGGGTTGCTGGTAGCGTTGGCCTTCCGGCTGCTCTGGCTGCCGGCCCTGCCCACCCTTTCCGACGATTATTACCGCTTTCGCTGGGATGGCCTGTTAGTAGCATCGGGCCAAAACCCTTTCCGATACCGCCCCGACGAGCTGGTGCCCGCTACGAACAGCGCACAAAGCACTGAAAATCAACAACTATCTGCTATTTATCCGCGCCTAAACTCGCCGCATTACTATTCGGTGTATCCGCCGGTATGTCAAATGGTGTTTGGGGGCGCTGCCGTTATTTTTCCAGGCAGCGAGCGCGGGGCAGTGCTGCTCATGCGTTTGGTGTTGCTGGCAGCGGAGGCTTGCACGGCGTGGCTGTTGCTGCGGCTGCTGGCCCACTACGGATTTCCGACCCAAAGAGCGCTGTGGTATCTACTTAATCCTTTGGTAGTTATAGAGCTTGTAGGCAATCTGCATTTTGAAGCCTTGGTCATCTGCTTTTTCCTGCTGTCGGTGTGGCTGCTCGTGCGGGGCCGATGGCAATGGTCGGCGGCGGTGCTGGGTTTGGCGGCCGCTACGAAACTATTGCCGCTGTTGCTGCTGCCGCTGCTGGGACGTCGGCTCGGGTGGCGTCGGTTTTGGAGGTATGTACTCCTGACGGGGGCTACCTTGCTGGGACTGTTTGCACCGTTTTTTTCCTCAGATCTGCTTGAGCACTTGGCGCGTAGCCTGGGCCTGTATTTCCACAATTTCGAATTCAACGCCAGCCTGTATTACCTGCTGCGGCCCATCGGATATTGGCTTACCGGCTACAACCAGATTGCCTACATCGGGCCGGGGCTGGCGGTGCTCACGGCGGTTGGCGGACTGCTGTATGCGTGGCGCGAAAAAAATCCTACGCTGTTTTCGCTGCCGAATGCCTGCCTGCTCATCCTGACGCTCTATTATCTTCTGGCAACCATCGTGCATCCTTGGTACCTCACGCCGCTGGTGGCGCTGAGCGTGTTTACGCGTTACCGTTACGCGTTGGTGTGGTCGGCGATGGCAATGCTTTCGTACGCCACCTACCAGACCTCCGCCTATACCGAAAACCTGGGCTTGGTGGCGCTAGAATACGCGGTGGTGCTGAGCGTGTGGGTATACGATGTTCGCCGCCCTCAGCCCTTAACAACCAGCTAG
- a CDS encoding TIGR04282 family arsenosugar biosynthesis glycosyltransferase, with translation MSNAVVSANPQRHLLIFARHPELGRVKTRLAQTIGDEAALEVYCELLAHTQAAASGVAATRTVWFADAKPAAAPPDLWADYLHQTQGPGDLGAKMHRAFAEAFAAGASAVVIIGTDCPGLTSAHLTTAFDCLATHDVVLGPAHDGGYYLLGMSTLHADLFLNKTWSTASVLAHTLRDATRLGLTVHQLPQLRDVDTAEDLVAWRAAQIT, from the coding sequence ATGAGTAACGCCGTTGTTTCTGCAAACCCGCAGCGGCACCTGCTCATTTTTGCCCGTCACCCCGAGTTGGGCCGGGTGAAAACGCGGCTGGCGCAAACCATCGGCGACGAGGCGGCGCTGGAAGTGTACTGTGAGCTGTTGGCGCACACCCAAGCCGCGGCCAGCGGGGTAGCCGCGACTCGGACGGTTTGGTTTGCCGATGCAAAACCAGCGGCCGCGCCTCCCGATCTGTGGGCAGATTATCTGCACCAAACTCAGGGGCCGGGCGACTTAGGCGCGAAAATGCATCGGGCTTTTGCAGAGGCTTTTGCGGCGGGCGCGTCGGCTGTGGTCATCATCGGCACCGACTGCCCCGGCCTGACCTCAGCGCACTTAACAACCGCTTTCGACTGCCTTGCCACGCACGACGTGGTGCTGGGTCCGGCTCACGATGGGGGGTATTACCTGCTAGGAATGAGCACTTTACACGCCGATTTGTTTCTGAATAAAACCTGGAGTACCGCTTCCGTATTGGCCCACACCTTGCGCGATGCCACGCGATTGGGGCTCACTGTGCACCAGTTGCCGCAGCTCCGCGACGTTGATACGGCCGAGGACTTGGTGGCGTGGCGAGCGGCACAAATAACATAA
- a CDS encoding rhodanese-like domain-containing protein: MIVKLFGRAISILVIVLASAVVPACNSDKEVTSGASPAYQQLLRTLYSGTVRVIQPAALADLLRQKPESVVVLDTRTPAEYAVSHLRGARFVNFDSLAKADFSAVPRNRTVVVYCSVGYRSEKAGERLKALGFKDIRNLYGGIFEWVNEGLPVYNQQGPTVNVHPYSPIWCPWLKRGNPVYE, encoded by the coding sequence ATGATTGTTAAGTTATTTGGGCGTGCTATATCAATACTTGTAATTGTACTGGCTTCGGCAGTCGTTCCCGCTTGCAACTCCGATAAGGAGGTCACAAGCGGCGCTAGTCCGGCGTACCAGCAGCTGCTGCGGACGCTTTACAGCGGTACGGTGCGCGTCATTCAACCCGCCGCGCTAGCCGATTTGCTGCGCCAAAAGCCCGAATCGGTTGTTGTGCTGGATACGCGCACGCCCGCCGAATATGCGGTAAGTCACCTGCGTGGTGCTCGGTTCGTAAACTTCGATTCGCTGGCAAAAGCCGATTTCAGTGCCGTGCCTCGCAACCGCACCGTCGTGGTGTATTGCAGCGTGGGCTACCGCAGCGAGAAAGCCGGCGAGCGTCTGAAAGCCTTGGGATTCAAGGATATCCGCAACCTGTATGGCGGTATTTTTGAATGGGTAAACGAGGGGTTGCCCGTGTATAACCAGCAAGGGCCAACGGTCAACGTGCATCCGTATTCGCCGATCTGGTGCCCTTGGCTCAAGCGCGGCAACCCTGTGTATGAGTAA
- the arsS gene encoding arsenosugar biosynthesis radical SAM (seleno)protein ArsS (Some members of this family are selenoproteins.), whose translation MKSLHAQHHPLADSGYQLTVLTQADVEGAQLLPFAARLRETGLLPLRPTGIRVMQINVGKMCNQTCRHCHVDAGPDRTEIMTRATMQLCLDALVQTDIQVVDLTGGAPEMNPDFRWFVEQISALGRQIIVRCNLTIIVANPKYYDLPQFFARHGVQVVSSLPHFSALRTDAQRGEGVFAKSIKALRLLNEAGYGAEGSGLSLDLVYNPSGAFLPGSQAALERDFKQRLLREHGIVFNNLLTITNLPISRFLDYLLESGNYASYMEKLVLAYNPAAAANVMCRSTLSIGWDGQLYDCDFNQQLDLPVEERAPQHIRDFNLAALNNRAIVVNQHCYGCTAGAGSSCGGATT comes from the coding sequence ATGAAATCTTTGCATGCCCAGCACCATCCCTTAGCCGACTCCGGCTATCAGCTTACCGTGCTGACGCAGGCCGATGTGGAAGGAGCCCAACTGTTGCCTTTTGCGGCGCGCCTGCGCGAAACTGGTTTGCTGCCGTTGCGCCCAACGGGCATCCGTGTGATGCAAATAAACGTGGGGAAAATGTGCAACCAAACCTGCCGCCATTGCCACGTAGATGCCGGCCCCGACCGCACCGAAATCATGACGCGCGCTACCATGCAGCTCTGCCTAGATGCCTTGGTTCAGACGGATATTCAGGTAGTTGATCTTACGGGCGGCGCGCCCGAAATGAACCCAGATTTTCGCTGGTTTGTGGAGCAGATTTCGGCTTTGGGGCGCCAAATCATCGTGCGCTGCAACCTGACCATCATCGTCGCCAACCCGAAGTACTACGACTTACCGCAGTTTTTTGCCCGCCACGGCGTGCAGGTGGTTTCGTCGCTGCCGCACTTTTCGGCCTTGCGCACCGATGCCCAGCGGGGCGAAGGCGTGTTCGCCAAATCCATCAAGGCCCTGCGCTTGCTCAACGAAGCCGGCTACGGCGCAGAAGGCTCGGGCTTGTCGCTGGACTTGGTCTACAATCCTTCCGGTGCTTTTTTGCCGGGCAGTCAGGCCGCGTTGGAGCGCGATTTTAAGCAGCGGCTTTTGCGTGAGCACGGAATTGTGTTTAATAACTTGCTCACCATCACCAATTTGCCCATCAGTCGCTTTCTCGATTACCTATTGGAAAGCGGCAATTACGCCTCCTATATGGAGAAGCTGGTGCTGGCTTATAACCCCGCCGCCGCCGCTAACGTGATGTGCCGCAGTACGCTTTCCATCGGCTGGGACGGCCAACTGTATGACTGTGATTTCAACCAACAGCTGGATTTGCCGGTCGAGGAGCGAGCCCCCCAGCACATCCGCGACTTCAACCTGGCCGCGCTAAACAACCGAGCGATCGTGGTGAACCAGCATTGCTACGGCTGCACGGCAGGCGCTGGCTCAAGCTGCGGCGGTGCTACTACATAA
- a CDS encoding arsenosugar biosynthesis-associated peroxidase-like protein — MEKSTYYNPADLSKFGNISEWQPELGRKFFEYYAEVFKEGALTEREKSLIALAVAHAVQCPYCIDAYTSDSLQKGADEAQMMEAVHVAAAIKGGAALVHGVQMMNKAKELSM, encoded by the coding sequence ATGGAAAAATCGACTTATTACAACCCGGCCGACTTATCGAAATTTGGCAACATCTCCGAGTGGCAACCCGAGCTGGGGCGCAAATTTTTTGAGTATTACGCCGAGGTTTTCAAAGAGGGAGCTCTCACCGAACGTGAAAAATCGCTAATCGCGCTGGCCGTAGCCCATGCCGTACAATGCCCGTATTGCATCGATGCCTATACCAGCGATTCGTTGCAAAAAGGGGCCGACGAAGCGCAAATGATGGAAGCAGTGCACGTTGCGGCTGCCATCAAGGGAGGAGCGGCCCTGGTACACGGTGTGCAGATGATGAACAAGGCCAAGGAGCTTTCTATGTAG
- a CDS encoding heme NO-binding domain-containing protein: MHGSIFILLKRYVQTQYDHSTWVRLVETSGLGALDFNHKEVYPDAHIYALVGHAAEMTGIPAEKLQEKFGEYLVPDLMYIYGKLVDPAWRTLDMIEHTESVMHKRVRQDHAENRPPVLDVTRVSSQEVQINYVSDRRMGALAVGIVRGLATYFDEADQIVVEPTTSENGEHVQIRVRRI; encoded by the coding sequence GTGCACGGATCAATCTTTATTCTGCTGAAGCGCTACGTCCAGACCCAATACGACCATAGCACCTGGGTACGCCTGGTCGAAACATCGGGCCTTGGCGCCCTCGATTTCAACCACAAAGAAGTATACCCCGACGCGCACATCTATGCGCTGGTTGGCCATGCGGCCGAGATGACGGGCATTCCGGCGGAAAAGCTCCAGGAGAAATTTGGCGAATACCTCGTGCCCGATCTGATGTACATATACGGCAAGCTCGTTGACCCCGCTTGGCGCACGCTGGACATGATTGAGCATACTGAGTCGGTGATGCACAAACGCGTGCGCCAAGACCACGCCGAAAACCGCCCGCCCGTGCTGGATGTTACACGAGTATCGTCGCAGGAAGTGCAGATCAACTACGTCTCGGACCGCCGGATGGGCGCGCTGGCCGTGGGCATTGTGCGCGGCCTGGCAACGTACTTCGACGAGGCCGACCAGATCGTGGTAGAACCCACCACAAGCGAAAACGGCGAACACGTTCAAATCCGGGTGCGCCGCATCTGA
- a CDS encoding anti-sigma factor codes for MNIQEYIESGILEQYALGELSEAERADVERLAAEHPQIREELNVITDALGAYAQAHAQAPPAGMRERVLSGWQAAIKHDTGAPESQSAAAPQPQAAPVAESVVRQMPVNQEYTQEAPAARFNWMMAAAVVLLLLSAVGNLLLYTRWKEAESSLAIAQSEQARVASSVQAVQRTLGYRTQELAILRSDQFHSVTLAGMPVAPTARAKVLYNPATRKVYVDVHSLPTPPSGKQYQLWALDNGKPIDAGMLAAATAAGDSLQQMKDVASAQAFAMTVEEAGGSANPTMSTLTVMGKM; via the coding sequence GTGAACATCCAGGAATACATCGAATCAGGCATCCTCGAACAGTACGCCCTCGGCGAGCTGAGCGAGGCGGAGCGCGCCGACGTCGAACGTCTGGCCGCCGAACATCCACAAATCCGTGAGGAACTCAACGTTATCACGGATGCTCTGGGAGCGTATGCGCAGGCTCATGCCCAAGCACCCCCCGCCGGGATGCGCGAGCGGGTGCTGAGTGGGTGGCAAGCGGCCATCAAGCACGATACAGGCGCACCCGAGTCCCAGAGCGCAGCCGCGCCACAACCACAAGCTGCCCCTGTGGCAGAAAGCGTGGTAAGGCAAATGCCTGTTAATCAAGAATATACGCAAGAAGCCCCGGCAGCTCGCTTCAACTGGATGATGGCCGCTGCCGTAGTCCTGTTATTGCTGAGCGCGGTAGGCAACCTGCTGCTGTATACCCGTTGGAAAGAGGCTGAATCCAGCTTGGCCATTGCCCAAAGCGAGCAAGCTCGCGTGGCCTCGTCGGTGCAGGCGGTGCAGCGAACCTTGGGCTACCGGACGCAGGAGCTCGCCATTCTGCGCAGCGATCAGTTTCATTCGGTTACGCTGGCGGGCATGCCGGTGGCGCCTACAGCGCGGGCCAAGGTGTTGTATAACCCTGCTACCCGCAAAGTATACGTCGATGTGCACAGCCTCCCGACGCCGCCTTCCGGCAAGCAGTACCAGCTCTGGGCCCTCGACAACGGCAAACCCATTGATGCGGGCATGTTGGCCGCCGCCACTGCAGCCGGCGATAGTCTTCAGCAGATGAAAGACGTGGCCAGTGCCCAAGCCTTCGCCATGACGGTAGAAGAAGCCGGCGGCAGCGCAAACCCGACCATGTCGACCCTGACGGTGATGGGCAAAATGTAG
- a CDS encoding RNA polymerase sigma factor, whose protein sequence is MSATPPESMTPVSEDLLVQRLRARDEAAMTLFYDKYSAALYGVILRIVKKEEIAEDVLQESLVKIWHSFHTYDAGKGRLFTWVLNVSRNLAIDKIRSRQYRVGSRTQPIEESAALRQAASPTFRPEHIGLQDMTNKLNPEQKQVIDLLYFGGFTQSEVAEELNLPLGTVKTRARAAIKVLAKLIR, encoded by the coding sequence GTGTCTGCTACACCCCCCGAGTCAATGACGCCTGTTTCGGAAGATCTGCTTGTGCAGCGCCTCCGTGCCCGAGACGAAGCAGCGATGACGCTTTTCTACGACAAGTACTCCGCTGCTCTCTATGGCGTGATCCTCCGGATTGTAAAAAAAGAGGAAATCGCGGAAGACGTTTTGCAGGAAAGCCTCGTCAAAATCTGGCATTCGTTTCACACCTACGATGCCGGCAAGGGGCGTTTGTTTACGTGGGTGCTCAACGTTTCGCGGAATTTGGCAATTGACAAAATCCGGTCCCGACAGTACCGCGTAGGTAGTCGTACGCAGCCCATCGAAGAAAGTGCAGCACTGCGTCAGGCCGCCTCTCCCACGTTCCGGCCCGAGCACATAGGCTTGCAGGACATGACCAATAAGCTCAACCCCGAGCAGAAACAGGTGATTGATCTGCTTTATTTCGGCGGATTTACGCAAAGCGAAGTGGCTGAAGAACTCAACCTGCCGCTCGGAACGGTGAAAACCCGTGCCCGGGCCGCTATCAAAGTATTGGCAAAATTGATTCGATAA
- a CDS encoding NAD-dependent succinate-semialdehyde dehydrogenase → MAIESFNPYTGRVERRFQAFSWAKTERILAQVAKEAITWRTTSFAHRAERMRRAGQLLRDRQNELAHMMAVEMGKPITDGRAEVLKCALTCDYYAEHAEEFLRDEPIKTQAQHSFIAYEPLGVVLAVMPWNFPFWQVVRFAAPALMAGNVGLLKHASNVPQCALALEQVFHDAGFPPATFRTLLIGSELVEKLIQDDRVKAVTLTGSEPAGAQVASTAGAQIKKTVLELGGSDAFVVLADADLELAAKTAAQARMINSGQSCIAAKRFIVEKPIAKEFISKMKTHLLAMRTGDPLDEATQFGPLARPDLADDLTRQVDESVAKGAKVDLHGGQSKPGTALFRPMIISNIKPSQPAYYEELFGPVAIIMEAKNEEDAIRLANDSRFGLGASIWTRDEKRGETLARRIEAGAVFVNSMVKSSPEMPFGGVKKSGYGRELSYLGIREFVNQKSIWVAGTQKKTAPKQKKVE, encoded by the coding sequence ATGGCTATCGAGTCTTTCAATCCCTACACCGGCCGGGTTGAGCGCCGCTTTCAGGCTTTTTCCTGGGCCAAAACCGAACGCATTCTGGCGCAGGTCGCCAAGGAGGCCATCACTTGGCGCACTACTTCCTTTGCCCACCGCGCCGAGCGCATGCGCCGCGCCGGTCAACTGCTGCGCGACCGCCAAAACGAGCTTGCTCATATGATGGCCGTGGAAATGGGCAAACCCATCACCGATGGCCGGGCCGAGGTGCTGAAATGCGCCCTTACCTGCGATTATTACGCCGAGCACGCCGAAGAATTTTTGCGCGATGAGCCCATCAAAACCCAAGCGCAACACAGTTTTATTGCCTACGAGCCGTTGGGCGTAGTGCTGGCCGTGATGCCTTGGAATTTTCCGTTCTGGCAAGTCGTGCGGTTCGCCGCGCCGGCGCTCATGGCCGGCAATGTGGGATTGCTCAAACACGCTTCCAACGTCCCGCAATGCGCCCTGGCCCTCGAGCAGGTTTTCCACGATGCGGGCTTCCCGCCTGCTACCTTCCGGACGCTGCTCATTGGATCGGAGTTGGTCGAAAAGCTAATTCAGGACGACCGGGTGAAGGCCGTAACCCTCACGGGCAGCGAACCGGCCGGCGCGCAGGTAGCATCTACCGCGGGCGCGCAGATCAAGAAAACAGTGCTCGAACTCGGCGGCTCCGACGCCTTTGTGGTGCTGGCCGATGCCGACCTGGAGCTGGCGGCCAAAACCGCCGCGCAGGCCCGTATGATTAACTCCGGCCAGAGCTGCATTGCCGCCAAGCGCTTCATCGTCGAAAAGCCGATTGCCAAAGAATTCATCAGCAAGATGAAGACGCACCTGCTGGCCATGCGCACCGGCGACCCGCTCGACGAAGCTACCCAATTTGGCCCCCTAGCCCGCCCCGACCTTGCCGACGACCTCACCCGCCAAGTGGATGAATCGGTAGCGAAAGGCGCCAAAGTAGATTTGCACGGCGGCCAGTCGAAGCCCGGCACCGCCCTTTTCCGCCCCATGATCATCAGTAATATAAAGCCCAGTCAACCAGCCTATTACGAAGAACTGTTTGGTCCAGTGGCCATTATCATGGAAGCCAAGAACGAGGAGGACGCCATTCGGTTGGCCAACGACTCGCGCTTTGGCCTGGGGGCTTCCATCTGGACGCGCGACGAGAAACGCGGCGAAACTTTAGCTCGTCGCATCGAAGCCGGGGCCGTATTTGTCAATTCGATGGTAAAATCGTCGCCGGAAATGCCCTTTGGGGGCGTCAAGAAATCGGGTTACGGCCGCGAGCTTTCCTACCTCGGCATTCGCGAGTTTGTCAATCAGAAAAGCATCTGGGTGGCTGGCACGCAAAAGAAAACAGCCCCGAAGCAGAAGAAAGTCGAGTAG
- a CDS encoding beta-galactosidase produces the protein MRKPLHHSSVVLTLLCLLGSKSLFAQSADRFFPKKDLMTIGSYYYPEQWPHAYWERDLKKMGELGFDFTHYGEFAWAFIEPEEGKFDFAWLDEAVELAHKNGIKVIMCTSSPTPPAWLVQKHPEILMVNENGTTMQHGSRQHISWSSPVYRQYVAKMVTAVAKHYANDKRIWGWQLDNEPSHYGQYDYSPAAQTSFRNWLKNKYKAIDSLNATWGTAFWSIRYNNFDQIRIPNGKELIAQPNPHAVLDFKRFSSDEVTDFLGMQYQILRKNIPANQWITTNLMPEHAPVDPTRMTNLDFVTYTKYLVAGYDAGLGSQGFRMGSPTSIAFANDLFRSINGVTGVMELQPGQVNWGKFNPQPLPGTVRMWIWHAFAGGNKFVCNYRFKQPLYGGEQYHYGIISTDGVTVSTSGVEYTQVIKELNGIKSHYRPNAKMPAEYASRLTAVLYSPDSRWEMDNQPQTYQWDYMQHLMRYYGGLKQLNAPVDVITEDKDFSKYPVVIAPAYQLLDAKLVERWKQYVEKGGHLVLTSRTGQKNRNGKLWEMKWAEPIYNLIGAKISFYDLMPDTEKGTILFNNQTFNWNNWADILEPNPGTQVWATYTNQFYTGRAAVVSRKLGKGTVTYVGPDTDDGALEKEVMRRVYQQAGIPVKDLPAGVILEWRDGFWVGVNYSDKPYSVSLPTKAQVLVGDKQLKPAGVVVWQE, from the coding sequence ATGCGCAAACCTTTACACCATTCCTCGGTCGTTCTGACGCTGTTGTGCCTGCTGGGCAGCAAATCATTGTTTGCTCAAAGCGCAGATCGATTTTTCCCCAAGAAAGATCTGATGACCATCGGCTCCTATTACTACCCGGAGCAGTGGCCGCACGCGTACTGGGAGCGGGATTTGAAGAAAATGGGCGAGTTGGGGTTTGACTTCACCCACTATGGGGAATTTGCCTGGGCCTTTATTGAACCCGAAGAAGGCAAGTTTGACTTTGCCTGGCTCGACGAGGCCGTGGAGCTGGCGCATAAAAACGGCATCAAGGTCATTATGTGCACCTCAAGCCCGACGCCACCGGCTTGGCTGGTGCAAAAGCACCCGGAGATCCTGATGGTAAACGAAAACGGCACGACGATGCAGCATGGCTCGCGGCAGCACATCTCGTGGTCGAGCCCCGTGTACCGGCAGTACGTGGCGAAAATGGTAACCGCCGTAGCGAAACACTACGCCAACGATAAGCGAATCTGGGGCTGGCAACTGGATAACGAACCCTCCCATTACGGCCAGTACGATTATAGCCCGGCCGCCCAAACCAGCTTTCGCAACTGGCTTAAAAATAAGTACAAAGCCATAGACTCGCTGAATGCCACCTGGGGCACCGCTTTCTGGAGCATTCGGTACAACAACTTCGACCAGATACGCATCCCCAACGGCAAAGAACTTATTGCGCAGCCCAACCCCCATGCTGTGCTCGATTTCAAGCGTTTTTCGAGCGATGAAGTCACCGACTTTCTGGGCATGCAGTACCAAATACTGCGTAAAAACATCCCGGCCAACCAGTGGATCACGACCAACCTGATGCCGGAGCATGCGCCAGTTGATCCCACCCGCATGACCAACCTCGACTTTGTCACCTATACCAAATACCTAGTGGCCGGGTATGATGCCGGATTGGGATCGCAGGGGTTCCGGATGGGCTCGCCTACCAGCATCGCCTTTGCCAACGATTTGTTTCGATCCATCAACGGCGTAACCGGGGTTATGGAATTGCAGCCGGGGCAGGTAAACTGGGGCAAGTTCAACCCGCAGCCGCTGCCGGGCACCGTGCGCATGTGGATCTGGCACGCCTTTGCCGGCGGCAATAAGTTTGTGTGCAACTACCGCTTCAAACAGCCTTTGTATGGCGGCGAACAATACCATTATGGCATCATCAGCACCGATGGGGTGACGGTGAGCACCAGTGGGGTGGAATACACACAGGTGATCAAGGAGCTGAATGGCATCAAGTCGCATTACCGCCCCAATGCTAAAATGCCTGCCGAGTACGCGTCGCGTTTGACGGCTGTTTTATACAGTCCGGACAGTCGGTGGGAAATGGACAACCAGCCCCAAACCTACCAGTGGGACTATATGCAGCACCTGATGCGCTACTATGGCGGCCTCAAACAGCTGAATGCCCCCGTGGATGTGATCACCGAGGACAAAGATTTCTCGAAATATCCGGTCGTCATCGCGCCCGCCTACCAGCTGCTAGATGCCAAACTCGTCGAGCGCTGGAAACAGTATGTGGAGAAGGGCGGCCATTTGGTGCTGACCAGCCGGACCGGGCAAAAAAACCGCAACGGCAAACTGTGGGAAATGAAATGGGCCGAACCTATTTACAACCTGATAGGCGCCAAAATTTCGTTTTACGATTTGATGCCGGACACCGAAAAAGGCACCATCCTATTCAATAATCAAACTTTCAACTGGAACAACTGGGCCGATATCCTCGAGCCCAATCCGGGCACTCAGGTATGGGCCACCTACACCAACCAGTTTTATACCGGCCGGGCCGCCGTTGTTTCCCGCAAATTGGGCAAAGGCACGGTGACCTATGTGGGCCCCGACACAGACGACGGAGCCTTGGAAAAAGAGGTGATGCGCCGGGTATACCAGCAGGCCGGCATCCCGGTTAAGGACTTGCCCGCGGGCGTGATCCTGGAATGGCGCGATGGGTTTTGGGTCGGCGTCAATTATTCCGACAAACCCTATTCGGTTAGCCTACCCACCAAAGCGCAGGTCCTCGTTGGGGACAAACAGCTAAAACCAGCCGGCGTAGTAGTGTGGCAAGAATAA
- a CDS encoding YdcF family protein, giving the protein MFFLLSKILYYVIMPAVWLVALLLAAVVVRQPVYKRRLLLAALVVALLGTNPGLANEAMLAWELPAVSLRAVGRHDAGVLLTGITKVNKSPHDRVYLNEGADRLTHTLWLYRSGRIRRIIISGGSGLIQSTARSEAAELAILLRMAGVPKEDVLLEQRSRNTRENALYTKQLLQQHPDIKSLVLITSAFHQRRALGCFRRVGLSPTAFPADFRTIDRSLAPDYWLIPDAGALGLWSTLLHEMVGYATYKLLRYC; this is encoded by the coding sequence GTGTTTTTCCTGCTTTCCAAAATTCTGTATTACGTCATCATGCCAGCAGTCTGGCTGGTGGCGTTGCTGCTGGCGGCCGTCGTGGTGCGCCAGCCCGTTTACAAGCGGCGCTTATTGTTAGCAGCCTTGGTAGTAGCCTTGCTGGGTACCAATCCGGGGTTGGCTAACGAGGCCATGCTGGCTTGGGAACTGCCGGCCGTTTCGCTGCGCGCGGTGGGGCGGCACGATGCCGGCGTGCTGCTTACCGGCATCACGAAAGTAAATAAGTCGCCCCACGACCGCGTGTACCTCAACGAAGGCGCCGACCGGCTTACGCATACGCTGTGGCTGTACCGTTCGGGCCGAATCCGGCGTATTATCATTTCGGGCGGGTCGGGGCTGATCCAGAGCACCGCGCGCAGCGAAGCGGCCGAGCTGGCTATTCTGTTGCGCATGGCGGGCGTTCCCAAAGAGGATGTGCTGTTGGAGCAGCGCAGCCGAAACACCCGCGAAAACGCGCTCTACACCAAGCAGTTATTGCAACAGCACCCCGATATCAAATCGTTGGTGCTCATTACGTCTGCCTTTCACCAACGACGCGCGCTGGGCTGCTTTCGGCGCGTGGGCTTGTCGCCGACTGCCTTTCCTGCTGATTTCCGCACCATCGACCGCAGCTTAGCTCCCGACTATTGGCTCATACCGGATGCTGGCGCGCTGGGCTTGTGGAGCACGCTCCTGCATGAGATGGTAGGATACGCTACGTATAAACTGTTGAGGTACTGTTAG